In one Scomber japonicus isolate fScoJap1 chromosome 6, fScoJap1.pri, whole genome shotgun sequence genomic region, the following are encoded:
- the LOC128360898 gene encoding mediator of RNA polymerase II transcription subunit 13-like, with amino-acid sequence MNSCFVPNGASLEDCHSNLFCLADLTGIKWRRFVWQGPTSSPILFPVTEEDPILCSFSRCLAADVLSVWRRHHTPGRRELWLFWWGDDPSFAELIHNELSSEEDGEWESGLSYECRTLLFKAIHNLLERCLMNRGFVRIGKWFVKPYQKEEKTINKSEHLSCAFTFFVHGDSNVCTSVEIAQHQPLQRLSEEHLSLAQQSSSPLQVILSPYGLNGTLTGQAFKMSDHPTQKLIEEWRQFYPIGPNPKEVQEDKMEDTDWEDDSLAAVEVLVAGVRMVYPSCLVLLPLSDLPAVVPQGSANTSGSLCGAQQGQAAHRDPAMSSVTLTPPTSPEEAHTDYQPAQRWLKLSAASDGYSSNNSLHGGKIPRRLASQMVESVWQEYNINRTGNKRKFTTLTNGTCEEESDKSGLWDFVESTHRPHCNCSRHKNQKQRSSSTSGHPPSSGQPAQPAPKHKLGEKLEKGEKQQKRPQTPFHHRNSVSEEQSLEPQTQRLCLRTQEEGSYPSLHHVDTAPSKAPTLHTHGPPADLVGSPPPPPLSPHPCDHVEGDMTPGGMKNSSTPIHQPFYPPSVEPCLLPQKGSSEEPQLENMSMPLPFPPAFNETLEPTIFVGSAINPNEDSTHNPWKYFNLPRKKASNYLTPQLPVDRIRDDSGGGGGSESVVSVTELMAGSTHPLKVSQELVKTYAQRRNSHLSSTTGDGEHGEEPDPYAFVEGDEEFSFTEKKDKAGAERDGNKKHKGDEGNGSSADDGQGPSGSKPSASTSLIHENDLAVSYSDLDKIFNSDEDELALSASIHPGSKRAGVGTEDKFGCKDAKPATLDPLSCISSADLHQMFPTPPSLEQQGYSPMNSGSKDSLEAGAGLTLLDGSQLNNHFKMEVEEGFCSPKPSEIKDFSFVYKPETSQAFIGCSMYAPLKTLPSQCLLPIKLPEDCMYTPSWTLGKMELIPPVTNVNLLTKDSNVPSVEPDYSQTYTPQTHTPFMSSSAPPSNSGTGILPSPATPRFSVPTPRTPRTPRTPRGPSSVQGSLKYDNSELYSPASTPSTCRPLSSVEPATVPSIPEAHSLYVTLILSESVMNLFKDCNFDSCCVCVCNMNIRGADVGVYLKDNGEAQYPCTCGFSAVANRRFGQSAGLFLEDELDVVVRGSDASRDTERCFEELRASTTHKAGSFKEKPPDELILLLQDQCTNPFAPMAGVEYPKPSSTPSSFLRVEERDCYNDCYMALEHGRQFMDNMSGGKVDEALVKSTCLHQWPKCKSADMSKLFSQDVLRVLLSLQPVLQDTIQKKRSVRSWGVQGPLTWQQFHKMAGRGSYGTDESPEPLPIPTFLVGYEYDFVVLSPFGLPYWEKLLLDPFGSQRDVGFVVICPENEALVCRAKTFFKDLSAMYEACQLGQHRPICKSHPEGILKVGTTEGRSMTEQPLSDWFLKMAARDGNNEAFNKLKLFAQVCRYDLAPYLSEQSLDSSLLSQRSPTVASSSQTSSSSSTSSGPQSTNTTSSSTSSAQPAQVNSTPPSSSSGSQTIGGMATAKPSSYSQFGTAGLQGNTSQNGPQSNPQGSGALAENGPSANQPQVPTEVPESTMERDKVGKPTDGESHAVSFPPAIVVYIVDPFSYEDADREVHSSTYTLGLLRCYMEMLQFLPARIRNAVSVQIVPCQYLLQPVHSGERHLYGQHLKSLAFSVFTQCRRPLPNSTNFKALTGFGPGLAIDMALKNPERPECLRLYTPPFILAPVKDKQTELGETFGEASQKYNVLFVGYCLSHDQRWLLASCTDQHGELLETCIISIDVPNRARRKKGSVRRVGLQKLWEWCLGLVQVTSLPWRVVIGRLGRMGHGELRDWSILLSRRNLQSLSKRLKETCRMCGISAADTPSILSACLVAMEPQGSFVIMPDSVSTGSVFGRSTTLNMQTSQLSTPQDTSCTHILVFPTSAMVQVNTNTTEPIDINFNPINPDGSDGMGIFDLFDNDMVDPDLINILPNSPTTSPVHSPGSHYHQGGDGSKGQSADRMESHEEALNILQQPMALGYFVSTAKTGPLPDWFWSACPQAQNQCPLFLKASLHLHVSSVQSDELLHSKHSHPLDSNHTSDVLRFVLEQYNALSWLTCDPATQDRRSCLPVHFVVLTQMYNFIMNML; translated from the exons CGAGCACCTGTCCTGCGCGTTCACCTTCTTTGTACACGGCGACAGCAATGTGTGCACGAGTGTGGAGATTGCTCAACATCAGCCTCTTCAGCGACTCAGCGAGGAGCACCTCAGCCTCGCCCAGCAGAGCTCCAGCCCCTTGCAAG TCATCCTGAGCCCGTACGGCTTGAACGGGACACTTACGGGCCAGGCTTTTAAGATGTCAGACCACCCAACTCAGAAGCTCATCGAGGAGTGGCGGCAGTTTTATCCCATCGGCCCCAATCCCAAGGAGGTCCAGGAGGACAAGATGGAGGATACAGACTGGGAGGACGACTCCCTGGCAGCTGTGGAGGTCCTTGTTG CGGGAGTAAGGATGGTTTACCCTTCCTGCCTGGTGCTTCTCCCCCTGTCGGACCTCCCTGCTGTGGTCCCTCAGGGCTCAGCCAACACCTCAGGAAGCCTGTGCGGTGCTCAGCAGGGCCAGGCTGCTCACAGAGATCCTGCCATGTCCTCTGTCACTCTGACTCCTCCAACGTCACCAGAGGAGGCTCACACTG ATTATCAGCCTGCACAGAGGTGGTTAAAACTGTCCGCTGCATCTGATGGCTACAGCTCTAACAACAGTCTTCATGGGGGGAAAATCCCTCGCAGGCTGGCCAGCCAGATGGTGGAGTCGGTGTGGCAGGAGTATAACATAAATCGTACAGGGAACAA GAGGAAGTTTACTACCTTGACCAATGGGACCTGTGAGGAGGAGTCGGACAAAAGTGGACTTTGGGATTTCGTGGAGTCTACTCACAGGCCACATTGCAATTGCTCAAG ACATAAGAATCAGAAACAGCGATCGAGCAGCACCTCAGGACACCCGCCTTCATCAGGCCAGCCTGCCCAGCCGGCCCCCAAGCACAAGTTGGGCGAGAAGCTGGAGAAGGGGGAGAAGCAGCAAAAGAGGCCGCAGACGCCTTTTCACCACCGCAACTCTGTGAGCGAGGAGCAGTCCCTGGAGCCACAGACCCAGAGGCTTTGTTTAAGAACACAGGAGGAGGGCTCATATCCCAGCCTACACCACGTGGACACGGCACCCTCCAAAGCCCCCACGCTGCACACGCATGGCCCCCCCGCAGACCTCGTCGGatccccacctccccctcctctcagCCCGCATCCCTGTGACCACGTAGAAGGTGATATGACTCCGGGTGGCATGAAGAACTCATCCACCCCCATTCACCAACCGTTCTACCCCCCATCGGTGGAGCCTTGTCTGCTGCCACAGAAGGGCTCATCTGAGGAGCCTCAGCTGGAGAACATGTCCATGCCTCTGCCTTTCCCCCCTGCCTTCAATGAAACTTTGGAGCCCACCATCTTTGTCGGTTCAGCCATCAACCCCAATGAAGATTCCACCCACAACCCCTGGAAGTATTTCAACCTACCCAGGAAGAAGGCCTCTAACTACCTGACACCCCAGCTACCTGTGGATAGAATCCGAGATGATTCTGGAGGTGGCGGAGGATCAGAAAGCGTAGTCTCTGTCACCGA GTTGATGGCGGGCTCCACACATCCTCTGAAGGTGTCCCAGGAGTTGGTTAAGACTTACGCCCAGCGGAGAAACAGCCATCTTTCTTCCACCACAGGAGACGGAGAACATGGCGAAGAGCCGGATCCTTATGCCTTTGTAGAGGGAGATGAAGAGTTCAGCTTCACTGAGAAGAAGGACAAGGCTGGAGCTGAGAGAGACGGCAACAAGAAACACAAG GGGGATGAAGGAAATGGGTCGTCAGCTGATG ATGGTCAGGGTCCATCAGGTAGTAAACCTTCAGCCTCAACCAGCCTCATCCATGAGAACGACTTGGCGGTGTCCTACAGTGACCTGGATAAAATCTTCAACTCGGATGAAGATGAGTTAGCGCTAAGTGCATCAATACAT CCTGGATCCAAAAGAGCTGGAGTTGGGACAGAGGACAAGTTTGGCTGTAAAGACGCGAAACCAGCCACGTTGGACCCCCTGTCTTGCATAA GCTCAGCGGACCTCCACCAGATGTTTCCCACCCCGCCTTCCCTTGAGCAGCAGGGGTATTCACCCATGAACTCTGGGAGCAAGGATAGCCTGGAAGCAGGGGCGGGCCTCACCTTGCTGGATGGCAGCCAGCTTAACAACCACTTCaagatggaggtggaggaaggtTTCTGCAGCCCGAAGCCATCTGAAATAAAG GACTTCTCCTTTGTGTACAAGCCAGAGACATCTCAGGCTTTCATTGGCTGCTCCATGTACGCCCCTCTGAAGACGCTACCCAGCCAGTGTCTATTGCCTATCAAACTGCCAGAAGACTGTATGTACACACCCAGCTGGACCCTGGGCAAAATGGAACTGATACCCCCGGTGACCAACGTCAATCTCCTCACCAAAGACAG TAACGTCCCCAGTGTGGAGCCAgactacagtcagacctacaCCCCTCAGACCCACACACCCTTCATGTCCAGCAGTGCACCTCCCAGCAACAGCGGCACTGGCATCCTTCCCTCCCCAGCCACGCCACGTTTCTCTGTGCCCACGCCTCGCACACCACGCACGCCACGGACCCCCCGCGGTCCCTCGAGTGTCCAGGGCTCACTCAAGTATGACAACTCCGAACTTTACTCCCCTGCCTCGACGCCCTCCACCTGTCGACCGCTCAGCTCTGTGGAGCCGGCCACTGTACCTTCCATCCCAGAGGCCCACAGCCTTTACGTCACCCTCATTCTCTCAGAGTCAGTCATGAACCTCTTCAAGGACTGCAACTTCGACAGTTGTTGTGTGTGCGTCTGCAACATGAACATCCGAGGGGCAGATGTAGGTGTGTACCTCAAGGACAATGGCGAGGCCCAGTACCCCTGCACATGTGGCTTTAGTGCCGTCGCCAATCGACGCTTTGGCCAGTCAGCCGGGCTCTTCTTGGAGGACGAACTAGACGTGGTGGTGCGTGGCTCAGACGCCAGTCGGGATACAGAGCGATGTTTCGAAGAGCTGCGAGCTTCCACAACGCACAAGGCTGGCAGCTTTAAGGAGAAGCCTCCAGATGAGCTAATCCTGCTGCTGCAGGACCAGTGCACCAACCCGTTTGCCCCTATGGCGGGTGTGGAGTACCCCAAGCCAAGCTCGACCCCCAGTTCTTTCCTTAGGGTGGAAGAGAGAGACTGTTATAATGACTGCTACATGGCACTGGAGCATGGCAGACAGTTTATGGACAATATGTCAGGTGGCAAAGTCGATGAAGCACTGGTGAAAAGCACCTGTCTTCATCAGTGGCcaaaatgcaaat CAGCGGATATGAGCAAGCTATTCTCTCAGGACGTCCTGCGGGTGTTGTTATCCCTCCAGCCTGTGCTGCAGGACACCATTCAGAAGAAGAGGAGTGTGCGTTCATGGGGCGTACAGGGACCGCTCACCTGGCAGCAGTTCCACAAGATGGCAGGGAGGGGATCATATG GTACAGATGAGTCTCCTGAGCCTCTGCCCATCCCCACCTTTTTGGTCGGTTATGAGTATGATTTCGTGGTGCTGTCTCCTTTTGGCTTACCCTACTGGGAGAAGCTTCTTCTTGATCCTTTTGGTTCTCAGAGGGATGTGGGTTTCGTTGTTATTTGCCCAGAAAATGAAGCCCTGGTCTGCAGAGCCAAGACCTTCTTCAAAGATCTTAGTGCTATGTATGAG GCATGTCAGCTTGGGCAACACAGGCCCATCTGTAAGAGTCACCCAGAGGGCATACTGAAGGTCGGCACCACAGAAGGCAGGAGCATGACGGAGCAGCCCCTTAGTGACTGGTTTCTTAAGATGGCTGCCAGGGATGGAAACAATGAAGCCTTTAATAAGCTCAAACTCTTTGCTCAAGTGTGCCGCTATGATCTAG CTCCGTACCTGTCAGAGCAGTCTTTGGATAGCTCTCTATTGTCCCAGCGCAGCCCTACTGTGGCCTCCTCCTCCCAGACCTCCAGCTCTTCCAGCACCTCCTCAGGACCCCAGAGCACCAACACTACCAGCTCCAGCACCAGCTCTGCCCAGCCTGCCCAGGTCAACAgcacccctccctcctcctcctcaggatCCCAGACTATCGGGGGAATGGCAACAGCCAAGCCAAGCTCCTACTCCCAGTTTGGGACAGCAGGGCTGCAAGGCAACACGTCTCAGAATGGACCCCAGTCAAACCCGCAGGGCTCAGGAGCTCTGGCAGAAAACGGACCCTCTGCCAACCAGCCACAAGTGCCCACTGAAGTACCAGAGAG CACAATGGAGAGAGACAAAGTGGGCAAGCCAACAGACGGAGAGTCGCACGCTGTGTCTTTCCCGCCTGCCATCGTGGTGTATATCGTGGACCCTTTCAGCTACGAGGACGCAGACAGAGAGGTCCACTCCAGCACCTACACACTGGGCCTACTGCGCTGCTACATGGAGATGCTGCAGTTTCTTCCTGCTCGCATCAGAAATGCTGTCTCAGTACAG atTGTTCCCTGCCAGTATCTGCTGCAGCCGGTGCACAGTGGGGAGCGCCACCTCTACGGACAGCACCTTAAGTCCCTGGCCTTCTCCGTGTTCACTCAGTGTCGTCGGCCTCTGCCCAACTCCACCAACTTCAAGGCTCTGACAGGCTTTGGCCCTGGTCTTGCTATCGACATGGCACTCAAGAACCCAGAG AGGCCCGAGTGTCTGCGTCTGTACACGCCGCCCTTCATTTTGGCTCCAGTGAAAGACAAGCAGACCGAGCTCGGGGAGACGTTTGGAGAGGCGTCTCAGAAGTACAACGTCCTGTTTGTTGGCTACTGTCTGTCCCATGACCAGCGCTGGCTGCTGGCCTCCTGCACTGACCAACATGGAGAGCTACTGGAGACGTGCATCATTAGTATCGATGTCCCAAACAG GGCTCGCAGGAAAAAGGGCTCAGTCAGGCGAGTGGGGTTGCAGAAGCTGTGGGAGTGGTGTCTAGGCCTGGTGCAGGTGACATCACTGCCATGGAGGGTGGTGATTGGGCGGCTCGGTAGAATGGGGCACGGCGAGCTTAGAG ACTGGAGTATTCTGCTGAGCAGGAGGAACTTGCAGTCCCTCAGTAAACGTCTGAAGGAGACATGTAGGATGTGTGGCATCTCTGCTGCGGACACACCCAGCATCCTTAGCGCCTGTCTGGTTGCTATGGAGCCCCAAGGCTCATTTGTCATCATGCCAG ATTCTGTGTCAACAGGTTCAGTGTTTGGTCGCAGCACCACACTCAACATGCAAACGTCGCAGCTGAGCACACCTCAGGACACATCCTGCACacacatcctggtgttccccaCCTCAGCCATGGTGCAGGTCAACACTAACACAACAGAGCCCATCGACATCAACTTCAACCCCATAAATCCTG ATGGCTCTGATGGAATGGGAATCTTTGACCTGTTTGACAATGACATGGTGGATCCCGACCTCATCAACATCCTGCCCAACTCCCCGACCACCTCCCCCGTTCATTCTCCTGGCTCCCACTACCACCAGGGGGGAGATGGAAGCAAG GGCCAGAGTGCAGATCGTATGGAGTCCCATGAGGAGGCCCTGAACATCCTGCAACAGCCCATGGCTCTGGGCTACTTTGTCTCCACAGCCAAGACTGGACCACTGCCTGACTGGTTCTGGTCTGCCTGCCCTCAAGCCCAGAACCAGTGCCCACTCTTCCTCAAG GCCTCTCTGCACCTGCACGTGTCTTCAGTCCAATCAGACGAGCTTCTGCACAGTAAACACTCCCACCCCTTGGACTCCAACCACACCTCTGATGTGCTCAG ATTTGTTCTAGAGCAATACAACGCCCTCTCCTGGCTGACTTGCGATCCTGCGACCCAGGACCGGCgctcctgtctgcctgttcaCTTTGTGGTGCTCACCCAGATGTACAACTTTATCATGAACATGCTCTGA